One genomic segment of Candidatus Omnitrophota bacterium includes these proteins:
- a CDS encoding radical SAM protein, with product MKKVLLINPPESGMGEHSSVPLGLLYIAGVLQKHDIPVKIVDGFLEGWKGVEEAVKGYRPGVIGITCHTYARARALKIAKLAKEIIPEVTVVVGGAHPTVMAKQLLENYPFIDIAAIGEADHVLREICEGKDYSEIRGIAYRENGRVIINPRPDVIADLDSLPLPAWNLLDLKRYPPDGEGVYNGIDLSKEPRISVTFSRGCVGDCNFCSNRLMWKRWRHRSPGNMLGELELLNKAFGIKHFHFNDDCFSVNKKAAVELCRGIADRKLNIAFDIVTRTDCVDAEVLQALKDAGCYRVCFGIETASPRLLKIMGKPINVKEQEEAIKLTNSFGIKTLALLIAGCVGETQETINETIGFLDRAQPSAAGIANGLMIFPGTRIYEIAKKDGVIDDSFWLTDYAWKMYTFENSPLWLDIFSRALETRRKLSGSRIVNLIRNHRFVSRQIGRRIKDLLMRCGLAKQKTAGGKYKVVR from the coding sequence ATGAAAAAAGTTTTATTGATAAATCCTCCAGAAAGCGGGATGGGAGAGCATTCTTCCGTGCCTTTAGGACTTTTATATATCGCGGGCGTATTGCAAAAGCATGATATCCCGGTAAAGATCGTCGACGGATTCTTGGAAGGATGGAAGGGCGTAGAAGAGGCTGTCAAGGGCTATCGACCCGGGGTCATCGGCATCACATGCCATACTTATGCCAGGGCCAGGGCATTAAAGATCGCCAAGTTAGCGAAAGAGATCATCCCGGAAGTGACGGTGGTCGTCGGCGGGGCGCACCCCACCGTGATGGCCAAACAACTGCTGGAAAATTATCCGTTCATCGATATAGCGGCTATAGGCGAAGCGGACCATGTCCTGCGGGAGATATGCGAAGGAAAGGACTATTCGGAGATCCGGGGGATAGCGTACCGTGAAAACGGCCGCGTTATCATAAACCCGCGGCCGGATGTTATCGCGGACCTGGATTCCCTCCCGCTGCCTGCATGGAATTTGCTCGACCTGAAACGTTACCCTCCCGATGGCGAGGGAGTTTATAATGGCATAGACCTCTCGAAAGAGCCGCGTATCTCCGTTACCTTTTCGAGAGGATGCGTGGGCGATTGCAATTTTTGCTCAAACAGGCTGATGTGGAAAAGATGGAGGCACCGTTCCCCGGGAAACATGCTCGGGGAGCTGGAGCTCCTGAATAAGGCCTTCGGGATAAAGCATTTCCATTTCAATGACGACTGTTTTTCGGTGAACAAAAAAGCGGCAGTCGAGCTATGCCGCGGCATCGCGGACAGGAAATTGAATATCGCCTTTGACATCGTTACGCGCACGGATTGCGTCGACGCCGAAGTATTACAGGCGCTGAAAGATGCGGGCTGCTATCGCGTCTGTTTCGGCATAGAGACGGCTTCTCCGCGCTTGCTCAAGATCATGGGAAAGCCGATAAACGTCAAAGAGCAGGAAGAGGCCATTAAGCTTACCAACTCGTTCGGCATAAAGACCCTGGCCCTGCTTATCGCCGGCTGCGTCGGGGAGACGCAAGAGACGATCAACGAAACAATAGGTTTCTTGGACCGGGCGCAACCCTCCGCGGCCGGCATAGCGAACGGACTGATGATCTTTCCGGGCACGAGGATTTACGAGATAGCCAAGAAGGACGGCGTGATCGATGATAGTTTTTGGCTGACAGATTACGCGTGGAAGATGTATACTTTTGAAAACTCGCCTTTATGGCTGGATATCTTCAGCCGCGCGCTTGAGACGAGGCGGAAATTATCCGGGTCCCGTATCGTCAATTTGATCAGGAACCACAGGTTCGTCTCGCGGCAGATCGGGCGCAGGATAAAGGACCTGCTTATGAGATGCGGGCTGGCAAAACAAAAAACGGCAGGCGGTAAATACAAGGTGGTCCGCTAG
- a CDS encoding sugar ABC transporter ATP-binding protein — MENPVILETRNITKDFPGVRALDSVSFQLKKGEVLGLVGENGAGKSTLMKIFSGAYPANTYDGEISIEGKRCIFNGPKDSQKAGIAIIYQELNLIPELTVAENIFLAREPTVGKTDIIDRKKLFSRAKGLLESLNIPISSQEQIKNLSIGRQQMVEIAKALSYKAKILILDEPTSALTEQEVESLFKMIVSLRALGVSMIYISHKLDEIFTITDSVTVMRDGKTVASRRTAELSRQEMVSLMVGRDIEDMYPKKAAGISDVILEAKEIFVNHPFLAGEKVVKDVSFKVRKGEIVGISGLMGSGRSELVTSIFGAFPAHSSGEVYIDGKRAKISCPHEAINYGLGLVTEDRKLFGLVLGMQVGENITLSCLEKLSWHQIIMRRRENELINKYIGALRVKARSSETVVNTLSGGNQQKVVIAKWLATGPKVLLLDEPTRGVDVAAKAEIYQLMNNLAGEGLGIVMVSSDLPEVLSMSDRILIMHEGRMVKELQKNEATQEKIMFYATGGK; from the coding sequence TTGGAAAACCCGGTTATCTTAGAGACAAGGAACATCACGAAAGACTTTCCCGGCGTCCGCGCCCTGGACAGCGTCTCTTTCCAGCTTAAAAAAGGCGAAGTCCTGGGATTGGTCGGCGAGAACGGCGCGGGGAAATCTACCCTCATGAAGATATTCAGCGGCGCGTATCCCGCCAACACTTACGACGGCGAGATCTCCATAGAGGGCAAGCGCTGCATTTTCAACGGCCCGAAGGATTCCCAAAAGGCCGGCATAGCCATCATCTACCAGGAATTGAACCTCATCCCCGAGCTTACGGTCGCGGAAAATATATTTTTAGCGCGCGAACCTACGGTCGGAAAGACAGACATCATCGACCGTAAAAAACTTTTCAGCCGGGCAAAAGGCCTGTTGGAGTCATTAAATATCCCCATATCCTCCCAAGAACAAATAAAGAACTTGAGCATCGGCAGGCAGCAGATGGTCGAGATAGCCAAAGCCCTCTCTTATAAAGCGAAGATCCTGATCCTGGATGAACCCACCAGCGCTCTTACCGAGCAGGAGGTCGAGAGCCTTTTCAAGATGATAGTCTCATTACGCGCGCTCGGCGTCAGTATGATATATATCTCGCATAAACTCGACGAGATCTTTACGATAACCGACAGCGTGACCGTTATGCGCGACGGGAAGACCGTCGCCTCCAGGCGCACCGCGGAATTGAGCCGGCAGGAAATGGTCTCCCTGATGGTCGGCCGCGATATAGAAGATATGTATCCTAAAAAGGCGGCCGGGATAAGCGACGTGATCCTTGAGGCGAAGGAAATATTCGTGAACCACCCCTTTCTCGCGGGAGAAAAAGTAGTTAAAGATGTCAGTTTTAAAGTAAGAAAAGGGGAAATAGTCGGAATATCCGGCCTTATGGGCTCGGGGAGGTCGGAATTGGTCACCTCCATATTCGGCGCATTTCCCGCCCATTCTTCAGGGGAAGTCTATATTGACGGGAAGCGCGCAAAAATAAGTTGCCCGCATGAGGCGATAAATTACGGCCTCGGGCTGGTGACTGAAGACCGCAAGTTATTCGGCCTTGTGCTCGGCATGCAGGTAGGGGAGAATATCACGCTCTCCTGCCTGGAAAAATTAAGCTGGCACCAGATAATAATGCGGCGCCGGGAAAATGAGTTGATAAACAAATATATAGGCGCATTGAGGGTAAAGGCGCGCAGTTCGGAGACGGTAGTCAATACGTTGAGCGGCGGCAACCAGCAGAAAGTCGTCATCGCCAAATGGCTCGCCACCGGCCCCAAAGTCCTTTTGCTGGACGAGCCGACGCGCGGCGTCGATGTCGCCGCGAAAGCCGAAATATACCAATTGATGAACAATCTTGCCGGAGAGGGGTTAGGAATAGTTATGGTCTCGTCCGACCTCCCGGAGGTCCTGAGCATGAGCGACCGGATACTGATCATGCACGAAGGACGGATGGTCAAGGAACTGCAAAAAAATGAAGCCACACAGGAGAAGATAATGTTCTACGCGACGGGGGGCAAATGA
- a CDS encoding substrate-binding domain-containing protein, with protein MKYLKIAAVFLVISALTANISYAEAKKGKIKVGVSVATMKEAVYSFMKKAMMDNKDKYNAEIYWVAANNDEMAQVANVEDLLAQGIDVLILHPVNTVAAGSLVEKARKENVPVISMDRLPVNANVNCHVTANSFLVGQTQAKYLAEKLNGKGNVVILEGESGNDVAKEITAGNKDILKNYPGMKIVVDQTHKSWSRDLAMATTENALTNYKNDIQGISANNSGMIMGAVQAILAEGLKGKIITVGSDADKDSCQAIIDGTNSADVDKMPYQLGLISFQVAVSIAKGAEIESDAMVQNGKYKVPVKFTPVRLITKENVKEMKDRWPDLKF; from the coding sequence ATGAAATACCTTAAGATCGCGGCGGTTTTTCTGGTGATATCGGCCTTGACGGCAAATATCTCTTATGCCGAGGCCAAGAAGGGGAAGATCAAAGTAGGCGTGAGCGTCGCCACAATGAAAGAGGCGGTATATTCTTTTATGAAGAAGGCGATGATGGATAATAAGGATAAATATAACGCGGAGATCTACTGGGTCGCGGCAAATAACGACGAGATGGCCCAAGTCGCCAACGTCGAAGACCTCTTGGCGCAGGGCATCGACGTCCTGATCCTGCACCCGGTCAATACGGTCGCGGCCGGGAGCCTTGTCGAGAAGGCGAGAAAAGAGAACGTTCCGGTCATCTCGATGGACAGGCTGCCGGTCAACGCCAACGTGAATTGCCACGTCACCGCTAACAGCTTCCTCGTCGGGCAGACGCAGGCCAAATATCTCGCGGAGAAACTTAACGGCAAGGGGAACGTCGTCATCCTCGAGGGCGAGTCCGGGAATGACGTTGCTAAGGAGATAACCGCGGGCAATAAAGATATCCTGAAGAATTATCCCGGCATGAAGATAGTCGTGGACCAGACGCATAAATCGTGGTCGAGGGACCTGGCGATGGCCACCACCGAGAATGCGCTGACTAATTACAAGAACGACATCCAGGGCATATCGGCCAACAACAGCGGCATGATAATGGGCGCGGTCCAGGCCATCCTTGCCGAGGGCCTGAAAGGCAAGATAATCACGGTCGGCTCGGACGCGGACAAGGACAGCTGCCAGGCGATAATTGACGGCACGAACAGCGCCGATGTCGACAAGATGCCTTATCAGTTGGGGTTGATCAGTTTTCAGGTTGCCGTCAGCATCGCCAAAGGGGCAGAGATCGAATCCGATGCGATGGTCCAGAACGGAAAATATAAAGTGCCGGTCAAATTCACGCCGGTCCGCCTCATCACAAAAGAGAACGTCAAAGAGATGAAAGACCGCTGGCCCGATCTGAAATTTTAA